The following coding sequences lie in one Synechococcus sp. CC9902 genomic window:
- a CDS encoding HEAT repeat domain-containing protein, whose amino-acid sequence MTEASPQPDLGALRDAIASGDPVRAMPALTQLRFCEAEDAVPLLVLGTEQKPFLVRSLSCSGLGYKRTEQGWDVLSRLLGSDEDPNVRAEAANALASYGVERSWPLLQATFTADGAWLVRCSILSALAEQPEIKLIWLLELAQAAITDGDGTVRVSGAEILGRIVRDGINKPIGAEARALLQPLQQDVDHRVVAAALNGLQVS is encoded by the coding sequence ATGACTGAGGCCAGCCCACAACCCGATCTAGGTGCCCTAAGGGATGCAATTGCCAGTGGAGATCCAGTCAGGGCAATGCCAGCGCTAACCCAGCTGCGGTTCTGCGAAGCGGAGGATGCAGTGCCGTTGTTAGTTCTAGGCACAGAGCAAAAACCCTTCCTTGTGCGTTCTCTTAGTTGTAGTGGCCTGGGTTACAAACGCACTGAACAGGGTTGGGATGTTTTAAGTCGTTTGCTGGGTTCGGACGAAGATCCAAATGTTCGAGCGGAAGCCGCGAATGCCTTAGCCAGTTATGGCGTCGAGCGTTCCTGGCCTTTGCTTCAAGCGACGTTTACAGCAGATGGTGCCTGGCTGGTGCGTTGCAGCATTCTTTCGGCCTTGGCGGAACAGCCTGAGATCAAGCTCATCTGGTTACTCGAACTAGCTCAAGCGGCGATTACCGATGGTGATGGCACGGTTCGGGTGAGTGGTGCGGAGATTCTTGGTCGAATTGTGCGGGATGGCATCAACAAACCGATTGGTGCAGAAGCCCGAGCTCTTTTACAGCCGCTGCAGCAGGACGTTGATCACCGGGTTGTTGCGGCAGCATTGAACGGTCTTCAGGTCAGCTAA
- a CDS encoding serine/threonine protein kinase: MSVTGTVLVERYRLEERLSGPDPVQGSLWRGVDLLAGEIPVVIRQLESPASKQRLQRHWPLLQAILHPQIPRCGEQLEVDGVLWTVRDWQEGVSYAQLLQQREQRQMLFGPGEVLLLLRQLLPVLAVVHGRGLVHGDVNPRNLLRRSADGLPVLLDFGLVQAEGEEPLAGATPGYAPRAQGRGEACAAWMDLHGLGVSSLVLLTGRPPEQLISPSEDGWCWPEQLQLKDVFKEVLQRLLSEDPQRRFADAASVLAALKSVPMPEQSGPMARADRTVPLAPSSITATEPALPSLTPAATPSRRLSRLEERELGAEGRLWPVVAALALSALVGSAIGWFLLSRQAAPGKAPSTATDVVGQPQTASLPPAEVDERQQLLSRLRALQVDRTWFLKLANTAVLDRFPERGGRLPSDDLEDAPLRRVWNDLAEDWLARIEQLPPTLRSRLGSLKQADWSEQRAALVKQGVTPRAVEQLVSAGARDLLPGDARGRQPQEPYRQLWYAAAIESLRDVQIEQVKARPRIATNLSLRIPAGGARLISVVVPAGAGLVLGINGTPLMEMTVFGADGEVRAERGPLRVSTLQPDLGSPVQVLITNDGVSSGSFTLSCRADQPRSRQQKPVLERRRRVPLPEVEAEPIPDPATGE, encoded by the coding sequence TTGAGCGTTACCGGCACAGTGCTGGTGGAGCGCTACCGATTGGAGGAGCGCCTCTCTGGGCCTGATCCGGTTCAGGGGTCCCTGTGGCGCGGTGTGGATCTTTTGGCGGGGGAGATCCCTGTAGTGATCCGTCAGCTGGAGAGCCCCGCGTCCAAACAGCGCCTGCAGAGGCACTGGCCTCTGTTGCAAGCGATCTTGCATCCCCAAATTCCGCGATGTGGTGAGCAGTTGGAGGTGGACGGGGTCCTCTGGACCGTTCGTGATTGGCAGGAGGGTGTGAGCTACGCGCAATTGCTCCAACAGCGGGAGCAACGTCAGATGCTGTTTGGCCCTGGGGAGGTGCTGCTGTTGCTGCGTCAGCTGTTGCCTGTGTTGGCTGTGGTGCATGGCCGGGGCTTGGTGCACGGTGATGTGAATCCCCGCAACCTGTTGCGCCGTAGCGCCGATGGGTTGCCCGTGCTCTTGGATTTTGGCTTGGTGCAGGCGGAGGGGGAGGAGCCCTTGGCGGGGGCCACGCCTGGCTATGCCCCCCGAGCCCAAGGCCGCGGAGAAGCCTGTGCGGCGTGGATGGATTTGCACGGTCTTGGGGTTTCGTCCCTTGTGCTGCTCACAGGACGACCGCCGGAACAGTTGATCTCCCCCTCTGAAGATGGGTGGTGCTGGCCTGAGCAGCTCCAGCTGAAGGATGTCTTTAAAGAGGTGCTGCAACGGCTCTTGAGCGAAGATCCGCAGCGGCGTTTTGCTGATGCGGCATCGGTCCTGGCAGCCCTCAAATCGGTGCCGATGCCTGAACAGTCGGGTCCAATGGCCCGGGCGGATCGAACTGTCCCGCTGGCTCCCTCGTCGATCACTGCAACTGAGCCAGCACTTCCATCGTTGACGCCAGCGGCCACGCCCTCGCGTCGGCTGAGCCGTCTTGAAGAACGGGAATTGGGGGCTGAGGGCCGTTTGTGGCCTGTGGTGGCTGCCTTGGCACTGTCTGCCCTGGTGGGTTCCGCGATCGGTTGGTTTCTGTTGTCGCGTCAGGCCGCCCCTGGTAAGGCGCCCTCAACGGCAACTGATGTGGTGGGACAGCCCCAGACCGCAAGCCTTCCACCGGCGGAAGTGGATGAACGCCAGCAGTTGCTGAGTCGTCTGAGGGCCCTTCAGGTGGACCGCACTTGGTTCTTGAAGTTGGCGAACACCGCCGTTTTGGATCGTTTTCCCGAGCGAGGGGGACGTTTGCCATCCGACGATTTGGAGGATGCACCGCTGCGTCGGGTTTGGAACGATCTGGCCGAAGATTGGTTGGCGCGGATAGAACAGCTGCCTCCAACGTTGCGCTCACGGCTGGGGAGCCTCAAGCAGGCCGATTGGAGTGAGCAGCGCGCAGCGTTGGTGAAACAGGGTGTTACCCCTCGCGCAGTGGAGCAGCTGGTGAGTGCCGGTGCCCGAGACCTCTTGCCTGGCGATGCCCGAGGGCGGCAACCGCAAGAGCCCTATCGCCAACTTTGGTATGCGGCAGCGATTGAGAGCCTTCGCGATGTTCAGATTGAGCAGGTGAAAGCTCGGCCGCGGATTGCAACGAATCTGTCGTTGCGGATTCCAGCAGGGGGCGCACGCTTGATCTCCGTTGTTGTGCCTGCTGGTGCAGGCCTTGTGCTTGGCATCAATGGCACTCCACTGATGGAAATGACCGTGTTCGGCGCTGACGGCGAGGTCAGGGCGGAGCGGGGACCCTTGCGGGTTTCAACGCTTCAGCCGGACCTTGGTTCTCCCGTTCAGGTGTTGATCACCAATGACGGAGTCTCGTCGGGATCTTTCACGTTGTCTTGTCGGGCTGATCAACCGCGGTCGCGCCAACAAAAGCCTGTACTCGAGCGGCGCCGGCGGGTGCCATTGCCTGAAGTTGAGGCTGAACCAATTCCAGACCCAGCAACGGGGGAGTGA
- a CDS encoding amidohydrolase, whose amino-acid sequence MDVLSSPLDRLGQELPELLELRQHLHAHPELSGEEHQTAALVAGELRSLGWRVQEGVGRTGVVAELGPNQGPIVGLRVDMDALPVEERTGLPYASKSQGVMHACGHDLHTCTGLGVARLLAALPSLQARVRLLFQPAEEIAQGAIWMRDAGATKGLDALFGIHVVPNLPAGIVGIRRGCLTAAAGELEILVRGEGGHGARPHQSVDAIWMAAKVVTELQQAISRRLDALQPVVVSFGKVEGGRAFNVIADQVRLLGTVRCLDLDQHAMLPGWIEDTVQAICAGCGGSAEVRYRCIAPPVDNDVALTNLLERCAIDRLGRDRVVPVEQPSLGAEDFAELLRDVPGMMMRLGVAGPDGCAPLHNGAFALDDTALAVGIEVLAATLLAWMAEYGG is encoded by the coding sequence ATGGATGTGTTGAGCTCTCCTTTGGATCGTTTGGGGCAGGAGTTGCCCGAGTTACTCGAATTGCGCCAGCACTTGCATGCGCATCCGGAACTCAGTGGAGAAGAGCATCAGACGGCAGCGTTGGTGGCTGGAGAGCTGCGGAGCTTGGGTTGGCGGGTTCAAGAGGGCGTCGGCCGCACAGGGGTTGTTGCCGAATTGGGGCCCAATCAAGGGCCCATCGTTGGATTGCGCGTTGATATGGATGCCCTTCCTGTGGAGGAACGCACGGGCTTGCCCTATGCCTCTAAGTCTCAGGGGGTGATGCATGCCTGTGGCCATGATCTGCACACTTGTACGGGGCTGGGGGTGGCCAGGCTCTTGGCGGCCTTGCCGTCATTGCAGGCGCGAGTGCGCCTCCTTTTTCAACCGGCTGAAGAGATAGCTCAGGGGGCTATTTGGATGCGGGATGCGGGGGCGACCAAGGGATTGGATGCTCTGTTTGGCATTCACGTGGTCCCCAATTTGCCGGCTGGGATTGTGGGGATCCGTCGCGGTTGTCTAACGGCCGCGGCTGGAGAGCTGGAGATTCTTGTGCGAGGAGAAGGGGGCCATGGGGCCCGACCCCATCAGTCGGTGGATGCCATCTGGATGGCTGCAAAGGTGGTCACCGAGTTGCAGCAGGCGATCAGCCGTCGGTTGGATGCTCTACAGCCGGTGGTAGTGAGTTTTGGAAAAGTAGAAGGGGGTAGGGCTTTCAATGTGATTGCTGACCAAGTTCGCTTGTTGGGCACGGTGCGTTGTTTGGATTTAGATCAGCACGCGATGCTGCCCGGTTGGATTGAAGACACGGTTCAAGCCATTTGTGCGGGTTGTGGAGGCAGTGCTGAGGTGCGCTATCGCTGCATTGCGCCGCCAGTGGATAACGATGTTGCCCTCACCAACCTTCTCGAACGCTGTGCGATCGATCGACTGGGTCGAGATCGGGTAGTGCCTGTAGAGCAACCATCCTTGGGTGCGGAGGATTTCGCAGAGTTGCTGCGAGATGTGCCTGGAATGATGATGCGGCTGGGGGTGGCAGGTCCGGATGGCTGCGCCCCCCTGCATAACGGAGCCTTTGCACTCGATGACACAGCCCTTGCCGTAGGTATCGAGGTGTTGGCCGCAACACTCTTGGCCTGGATGGCGGAGTACGGCGGCTGA
- the thiC gene encoding phosphomethylpyrimidine synthase ThiC, with product MRTQWVSARKGQANVSQMHYARKGVVTEEMAYVAKRENLPESLIMEEVARGRMIIPANINHTNLEPMAIGIASSCKVNANIGASPNASDAAEEVNKLKLAVKYGADTVMDLSTGGVNLDEVRTAIIGASPVPIGTVPVYQALESVHGSIEKLDEDDFLHIIEKHCQQGVDYQTIHAGLLIEHLPKVKGRITGIVSRGGGILAQWMLYHHRQNPLFTRFDDICEIFKRYDCTFSLGDSLRPGCQHDASDAAQLAELKTLGELTRRAWKHDVQVMVEGPGHVPLDQIEFNVKKQMEECNEAPFYVLGPLVTDIAPGYDHITSAIGAAMAGWHGTAMLCYVTPKEHLGLPNAEDVREGLIAYKIAAHAADIARHRPGARDRDDELSRARYAFDWNKQFELSLDPERAKEYHDETLPADIYKQAEFCSMCGPKHCPMQTKITDEDLEGLQKVLESQGAAELASVKLDKAE from the coding sequence ATGCGTACTCAATGGGTTTCTGCTCGCAAGGGCCAAGCGAATGTGTCTCAGATGCATTACGCCCGCAAGGGTGTGGTCACTGAAGAGATGGCCTATGTGGCCAAGAGGGAGAACCTGCCCGAATCGTTAATCATGGAGGAGGTGGCGCGTGGTCGCATGATCATCCCCGCCAACATCAATCACACGAATTTGGAGCCAATGGCGATTGGCATCGCCAGTAGCTGCAAAGTGAACGCGAATATCGGTGCTTCCCCGAATGCTTCCGATGCCGCGGAAGAGGTGAACAAGCTGAAGCTGGCGGTGAAATATGGCGCTGACACCGTCATGGATTTATCCACAGGTGGTGTGAATCTCGACGAGGTACGTACCGCAATCATTGGTGCATCTCCCGTTCCGATTGGAACAGTTCCTGTTTATCAAGCGCTGGAAAGTGTGCATGGTTCGATTGAAAAGTTGGATGAAGATGATTTTCTCCACATTATTGAGAAGCACTGCCAGCAGGGAGTTGACTATCAGACGATTCATGCGGGTCTGCTAATTGAACATCTACCTAAGGTGAAGGGTCGAATCACAGGCATTGTGAGTCGTGGTGGTGGGATTTTGGCGCAGTGGATGTTGTACCACCACCGTCAAAATCCTTTGTTCACTCGCTTTGACGATATTTGCGAAATTTTTAAGCGCTACGACTGCACGTTCTCTTTGGGGGATTCACTGCGGCCCGGTTGCCAACATGATGCTTCTGATGCTGCGCAACTGGCCGAGCTCAAAACTCTTGGAGAGTTAACGCGGCGGGCTTGGAAGCACGATGTACAGGTCATGGTTGAAGGGCCAGGTCATGTGCCTTTGGATCAGATTGAATTCAACGTGAAAAAACAAATGGAAGAGTGCAATGAGGCACCCTTCTATGTTCTTGGACCATTGGTGACTGATATTGCACCTGGTTATGACCACATCACCTCTGCGATCGGTGCAGCAATGGCTGGCTGGCACGGCACTGCGATGCTCTGTTATGTGACTCCAAAAGAGCATCTTGGTCTTCCGAATGCAGAGGATGTTCGTGAGGGACTGATTGCTTACAAAATTGCTGCGCATGCGGCAGATATTGCCCGTCACCGCCCTGGTGCTCGTGATCGCGATGATGAATTGAGCCGCGCACGTTATGCCTTTGATTGGAACAAACAATTTGAGTTGTCATTAGATCCAGAAAGGGCGAAGGAGTATCACGACGAGACGTTGCCTGCAGACATCTATAAGCAAGCAGAGTTTTGCTCGATGTGCGGTCCGAAGCACTGTCCGATGCAAACCAAGATCACGGATGAAGATCTCGAAGGGCTTCAAAAAGTTCTTGAGTCACAGGGTGCCGCTGAACTTGCCTCAGTAAAACTTGATAAGGCTGAATAA
- the ruvB gene encoding Holliday junction branch migration DNA helicase RuvB codes for MAIVSSSSGRKSPCRETALVDPQPAPEEQVIRPEDSLRPKRLSEYIGQSELKQVLGIAVEAALGRGEALDHVLLYGPPGLGKTTMALVLAEELGVNCRITSAPALERPRDIVGLLVNLQPRDLLFIDEIHRLSRVAEELLYPAMEDRRLDLTVGKGSTARTRTLDLPPFTLVGATTRAGSLSSPLRDRFGLIQRLEFYGQTDLEAIVARTAELVSVDLTFDACARIAASCRGTPRIANRLLRRVRDVASVRQGKGTIDDAMVAEALSLHRVDHRGLDASDRRLLAMLMDQHGGGPVGLETLAAALGEDPVTLETVVEPFLLQQGLLVRTPRGRMVTDAARSHIAEAA; via the coding sequence ATGGCGATTGTCTCTTCCAGCTCCGGTCGCAAGTCCCCTTGTCGCGAAACAGCGTTGGTGGATCCGCAGCCAGCTCCTGAAGAACAGGTGATTCGACCGGAAGACAGCTTGCGGCCGAAACGCCTATCGGAGTACATCGGCCAAAGCGAGCTCAAGCAGGTGTTGGGCATCGCTGTTGAGGCGGCGCTGGGCCGTGGTGAAGCCCTCGACCACGTGCTGCTCTATGGCCCGCCTGGGCTGGGAAAAACCACCATGGCATTGGTGCTTGCTGAGGAGCTTGGGGTGAACTGTCGAATCACCAGTGCCCCAGCGTTGGAGCGACCGCGCGACATCGTTGGTTTACTCGTGAATCTCCAGCCGCGAGATCTGCTCTTTATTGATGAGATCCATCGGCTTTCGCGGGTAGCCGAGGAGCTTCTCTATCCAGCGATGGAGGATCGTCGCCTGGATCTCACGGTTGGGAAGGGCAGCACGGCCCGAACCCGCACTTTGGATCTTCCGCCCTTCACTCTCGTGGGTGCCACAACGAGGGCAGGTTCCTTGAGCTCTCCGTTGCGTGATCGCTTTGGCTTGATTCAGCGTTTGGAGTTTTACGGCCAAACCGATCTTGAAGCGATTGTGGCTCGAACCGCCGAGTTGGTGTCGGTGGATCTCACGTTTGATGCCTGTGCTCGTATTGCCGCCTCATGCCGAGGGACACCGCGGATCGCGAACCGTCTGCTGCGTCGCGTCCGGGATGTGGCCAGTGTGCGCCAGGGAAAGGGAACGATTGATGACGCGATGGTGGCGGAAGCGCTCAGCCTGCATCGCGTGGATCACCGTGGCCTTGATGCCAGTGACCGTCGCTTGCTCGCCATGTTGATGGATCAGCATGGAGGAGGCCCCGTTGGGCTTGAAACACTGGCGGCGGCCTTGGGCGAAGACCCCGTCACGTTGGAAACAGTTGTCGAACCATTTTTGCTCCAGCAGGGCTTACTGGTTCGTACACCGCGGGGACGCATGGTCACCGATGCTGCGCGTTCGCATATCGCGGAGGCCGCATGA
- a CDS encoding DUF3188 domain-containing protein: protein MKVERVVAWLSLGAPLLIVLAVVAAQQRDGNDRVQALPVAVVGSALIVSSGLGRRRRRARLFANLKRSRVQDGDG from the coding sequence ATGAAAGTGGAGCGTGTGGTGGCTTGGCTGTCATTGGGAGCACCGTTGTTGATCGTGCTTGCTGTTGTTGCTGCACAGCAACGCGATGGGAATGACAGGGTTCAGGCTCTGCCTGTCGCGGTCGTGGGATCGGCCCTCATCGTGAGTTCTGGCCTCGGACGACGTCGTCGACGCGCCAGGCTGTTCGCAAATTTGAAGCGGTCGCGTGTTCAGGATGGTGATGGATGA
- the smpB gene encoding SsrA-binding protein SmpB — protein MAKGGVKKAAAAAARAAANRLMADNRQARHQYEILETLETGIELVGTEVKSIRNGKANLRDGFCLIRNGELQLHNVHISPHSHASAYFNHDPLRTRKLLAHRREIDKLRGQLDKKGLALIPLNIHLKGSWIKITIGVGKGRKLHDKRAADKEKQSKKEVRSAMAKYQ, from the coding sequence ATGGCAAAAGGAGGAGTCAAAAAAGCCGCCGCTGCCGCCGCCAGGGCCGCCGCAAACCGGCTCATGGCCGACAACCGCCAGGCTCGGCATCAGTACGAAATCCTCGAAACCCTTGAAACAGGCATCGAGCTCGTTGGCACTGAAGTGAAATCAATCCGCAATGGCAAAGCAAATCTCCGCGATGGTTTTTGCCTGATTCGCAACGGAGAACTGCAACTTCACAACGTGCACATCTCCCCCCATAGCCACGCGAGCGCTTATTTCAATCACGACCCCTTACGAACGCGAAAGCTGCTCGCCCACCGTCGTGAGATCGACAAGCTACGGGGGCAATTAGACAAAAAAGGACTCGCTCTCATCCCCCTGAACATTCACTTGAAAGGTTCCTGGATCAAGATCACAATTGGGGTTGGCAAAGGCCGTAAGTTGCACGACAAACGCGCCGCTGATAAGGAAAAACAATCAAAAAAAGAGGTTCGTTCTGCCATGGCCAAATATCAATAA
- a CDS encoding tetratricopeptide repeat protein, which produces MKRWLVGFLAVSLIWPWSALALDLKGLYEQALNASRSGDFVQALPLWDRVLEQSPQDAAALSNRGNVRLALGDLDGAIEDQTRSIELAPDEADPHLNRGTAEEALRDWSAAAADYLWILERQPDDASALYNLGNVRGSEGDWDGARDLYGQASLARPGFAMARSSEALAAWQQGDLAWAELELRKLIRRYPLFADARAALSGLLWRQGSAGEAESNWAAAAGLDQRYRQADWLVDVRRWPPQPTQDLMAFLALEKS; this is translated from the coding sequence ATGAAGCGGTGGTTGGTTGGCTTTCTGGCGGTGAGCTTGATCTGGCCCTGGTCCGCCCTCGCATTGGATCTAAAGGGTCTTTATGAACAGGCTTTAAATGCGAGCCGATCGGGTGATTTTGTTCAAGCTCTACCGCTATGGGATCGGGTGTTGGAGCAGTCCCCTCAAGATGCGGCGGCCTTGAGCAACCGTGGCAATGTGCGGCTGGCGCTTGGCGATCTTGACGGCGCGATTGAGGATCAAACTCGATCGATTGAGTTGGCCCCAGATGAGGCCGATCCGCATCTGAACCGCGGCACTGCGGAGGAAGCATTGCGAGATTGGTCAGCTGCTGCTGCCGACTATCTCTGGATCCTTGAACGGCAGCCGGACGATGCGTCCGCCCTGTACAACCTCGGCAATGTTCGTGGCTCCGAAGGGGATTGGGATGGAGCTCGCGATTTGTATGGGCAGGCTTCCCTTGCTCGGCCGGGCTTTGCGATGGCCCGTTCCAGTGAGGCCTTGGCTGCCTGGCAACAGGGTGATCTGGCCTGGGCGGAGCTGGAGTTGCGCAAGTTGATCAGGCGTTATCCCCTCTTTGCCGATGCCAGAGCTGCCTTAAGTGGTTTGCTGTGGCGTCAGGGTTCTGCCGGAGAAGCCGAAAGCAATTGGGCCGCGGCGGCGGGGCTGGATCAGCGCTATCGCCAGGCAGATTGGTTGGTGGATGTGCGTCGCTGGCCACCCCAGCCCACCCAAGACCTGATGGCTTTTTTGGCTTTGGAGAAGTCTTGA